In one Lolium rigidum isolate FL_2022 chromosome 3, APGP_CSIRO_Lrig_0.1, whole genome shotgun sequence genomic region, the following are encoded:
- the LOC124696968 gene encoding trihelix transcription factor ASR3-like, with product MAANAGAMTLVREYRRGNWTLPETMLLIEAKKRVHDDRHPADQGLARWRWVEDYCWRAGCQRSQNQCNDRWDNLMRDYKKVRAYEHAGVAGRGGAPSYWEMARAERKERCLPSNLLREIYEGMREIVESRRMSCGGAGVLFLGAPATTNTNPVDIPMQASPLAQVLPRPLDQETHCSSESPERKRLRPSLDGLPGSSTAGTASGHGDHHQELHGDQNSDDEEEDGLNGAIGRCAAILSGALESREAAEERRHREVMAVEERRNFARQTRREAGEQCMAGLAVAVSQLAGSMLALAAKRKGPAAPK from the exons ATGGCCGCCAACGCCGGCGCCATGACGCTGGTAAGGGAGTACCGGAGGGGAAACTGGACGCTGCCGGAGACGATGCTGCTGATCGAGGCCAAGAAGAGGGTGCACGACGACCGGCACCCGGCAGACCAGGGCCTGGCTCGCTGGCGGTGGGTGGAGGACTACTGCTGGCGCGCCGGGTGCCAGCGCAGCCAGAACCAGTGCAACGACCGCTGGGACAACCTCATGAGGGACTACAAGAAGGTGCGGGCGTACGAGCACGCCGGCGTGGCAGGAAGAGGCGGCGCCCCGAGCTACTGGGAGATGGCGAGGgcggagaggaaggagaggtgccTCCCTTCCAACCTACTGCGCGAGATATACGAGGGCATGCGCGAGATCGTCGAGAGCCGAAGGATGagctgcggcggcgccggcgtcctGTTCTTGGGTGCACCGGCCACGACCAACACCAACCCGGTCGACATCCCCATGCAGGCCTCCCCGCTCGCCCAAGTCCTGCCCCGACCTTTAG ACCAAGAAACGCACTGCAGCTCCGAGTCGCCTGAGAGGAAGAGGCTACGACCGTCGCTGGACGGCCTGCCCGGGAGCAGCACGGCAGGAACAGCCTCAGGACACGGTGATCACCATCAAGAACTCCATGGCGACCAGAactccgacgacgaggaggaggacggcctgAACGGGGCGATCGGCCGATGCGCGGCCATCCTGTCCGGGGCGCTAGAGAGCCGGgaggccgcggaggagcggcggcACAGGGAGGTGATGGCGGTGGAGGAGCGCCGCAACTTCGCCCGGCAGACGCGGCGCGAGGCCGGCGAACAGTGCATGGCGGGGCTGGCCGTCGCCGTGAGCCAACTCGCCGGTTCCATGCTCGCGCTCGCCGCCAAGCGGAAGGGCCCCGCCGCGCCCAAGTGA